The Deltaproteobacteria bacterium DNA segment CGGCGCGCGCCGGCCTCGACGACCCCGAGCGACGGCACGAGCGTCGTGAAGGGATAGGCGCCGACCCGCGGGCGGGCGGCCGAGAGCCGGCGCAGGAGCGTCGACTTGCCCGCGTTCGGAAGCCCGACGAAGCCCACGTCCGCGAGCAGCTTCAGCGCGAGACGCAGCCGGCGCGCTTCGCCGGGCCGGCCGTCCTCGGCGCGGTCGGGGGCCTGCCGGGTGGGGGTCGCGAAGCTCATGTTCCCGCGCCCGCCGCGCCCGCCGCGCGCCACCACCACCCGCTGCCCGTGCTCGACGAGGTCGGCGAGCGGCGCCGCGCCGGCGGCCGCGCCCGCGTCGTGGACGAGGGTTCCCACCGGGAGCCGCAGCTCGGCGTCCGCGCCGGCGCGTCCGTCGCGCTGGTTGCCGCCGCCGTGGGCGCCGTCCTGCGCCCGCACGAGCGGCCGCAGCTTCTGGTCGATCAGGGTCGAGAGCCCGCGGTCGGCCACCAGCACGACGTCGCCGCCGCGCCCGCCGCCGCCGCCGTCGGGCCCGCCGCGCGGCACGAACTTCTCGCGCCGGAAGCTCACGCAGCCGTTCCCGCCGCTGCCCGCGGCGACCTCGACCACGGCCTCGTCGATGAAGGAGTCGGGGGAGTTCATGGGCCTGCCGCGAGCCAGCGTAGCGGGTGCGCCGCGTGGCGGAGGCGAGCGGGGATCCGGCGCGCGCGAAGCCCCGGCCCGAGCCGGCGCCCGGGCGGGAAGCGCTAGGCCGCCGGCTCGACGCGCGCGGTCACGCGGCCCTTGGAGGGACCGTAGTGCACGACGCCGTCGACCAGCGCGAAGAGCGTGTAGTCGCGGCCCATGCCCACGTTGCGCCCGGGGTGGATCCGCGTGCCGACCTGGCGGACCAGGATCGTGCCGGCGTTCACCTGCTGGCCGGCATAGCGCTTGACGCCGCGGCGCTGGCCGTTGCTGTCGCGCCCGTTGCGGGAGCTGCCCTGTCCCTTCTTGTGAGCCATGGCGCCCCTCTCAGCCTTCGATCCGCTCGACGCGGATCTGCGTGTAGCCCTGGCGATGCCCCTGCTTGCGGCGGTAGCGCTTGCGGCGCTTGTACTTGAAGATCGTGAGCTTCTCGCCGCGCCCGGAGCCCACGATCGTCGCGACCACGCGCGCGCCGGCCACGTGCGGCGCGCCGACGCGCGGCTCGCCCTCGCCGCCGAGCAGGAGCACCTCGTCGAGGGTCACCTGCTCGCCGACCGCGCCGGGCAGCCGCTCCACCCAGACCGCCTCGCCGGGCGCGACCCGGATCTGCTTGCCGCCGCTGCGAACGACCGCGTACATGGCGCTTCCATCCTCACCGAGCCTGCTCCTGCCGAGCTCGCTCGCACCAGGATCCCGTCCCACCGCGCCCGCGCCGACCGCGCGCGGGCGCGAGCCGCGCGCTCAGGAGTCCTCGCGCTCGGGCGCCAGCGAGGCGGGCAGTATCCGGGATTCCCGTTCCCCGTCAACCGATTCCAGGGCTCCGATGCCCGCCTCCCCCGCGGGAGACAGGCTGTTCGCGACCAGGCTCCGGCGCTCCGCGGGCTCGAGCTCGTCGGCGGGGCCGAGGTGGACGGGATCGGGCTCGGCCCCGGCGCCGTCGGCGCGCGGCGGCGCGGGCTCGCCCTCGCCCGGCTCGCTCTCGAGCTCGGCCAGCACCACCTCGGGCCGGCCCTCGATCGGACCGGGCAGGGGTGCGGGCTCGGGCACGTCGGGCTCGAAGGGCTCCGAGACGAAGACCGGCTCCGGCTCGGGCCCGGCGCCCGCGAGCCCGAGCCAGGGCAGCCGCAGCGACACGGGGGGGCCCGCGTCGAGGGCGACGAGCTCGAAGTGCTCCTGGTGGACGCCCGGCACGGCGCGCACCTCGATCGCGCGGCCGAGCTGCTGCTCGAGCTCGAGGAGCGCCGCGCGCTCGGTGCCGAGCAGCAGCTCGGCCACGCGCGGGTGCAGCGCGATCGCGATCCGCCGCCCGCCGAAGCGCGGCAGGTCGTTGCGGATCTCGCGCAGCACCTTGTAGGCGACGCTCTCGCGCGAGAGCACGTAGCCGCGCCCCTCGCAGTGGGCGCACGGCTCGCAGAGCTGCTGCACCAGGTTCTCGCGCGTGCGCTTGCGGGTCATCTCCACGAGCCCGAGCTCGGAGATCTTCAGGATGTTGGTCTTGGCCTTGTCCTGGCGCAGCGCCTCCTGGAAGGCGCGGTAGACCTTCTCGCGGTTCTCGGCCGTCTCCATGTCGATCAGGTCGACGATGATGAGCCCGCCGATGTTGCGGAAGCGGAGCTGGCGCACCACCTCCTTCACCGCCTCGAGGTTGGTCTTGAGCACCGTCTCCTCGAGGTCGCGCTTGCCGACGTAGCGCCCGGTGTTGACGTCGATCGCGGTCAGCGCCTCGCTCTGGTCGATGATCAGGTAGCCGCCGGACTTGAGCCACACCTTGCGGCCGAGGTTGGCCTCGATCTCCGCTTCGATCCCGAAGTGGTCGAACATCGGCCGGTTGCCCTGGTAGAGCTCGACGCGCGGCCGCGGCTCGGCGCAGAAGCGCGCCACGAACGCGTGCATCTCCTCGTACACGGATCGGTTGTCCACCACGATGCGCCGGGTGTCGGAGCCCGCCACGTCGCGCACCACGCGCAGGGGCAGCGCCGGCTCGGCGTAGAGCACGGCCGGCGCGCGCGCCGTGTCGCGCTGGCTCTGGATCTGCTGCCAGGCCGCCACCAGGTAGCGGACGTCCGCCTCGAGGTCGGCCTCGCGGGCCCCCTCGCCGGCGGTGCGGATGATGAAGCCGACGTCGCGCGGGCGGACCCGCTCGACGATCTCGCGCAGCCGGCGCCGCTCGCGGTCCGAGTCGATGCGGCGCGACACGCCCACCCGCGAGCCCGACGGCGTCAGCACCAGGTGGCGGCCTGCGATCGCGACGTGCGAGGTGATGCGCGCGCCCTTGGTGCCGATCGGCTCCTTGGCCACCTGCACCACGATCTCCTGCCCCTCGGAGAGGATCGTGTCGATCTTCGGGACCTGGCGGCCGGCGCCGTTGCGGCCCGG contains these protein-coding regions:
- the obgE gene encoding GTPase ObgE, whose product is MNSPDSFIDEAVVEVAAGSGGNGCVSFRREKFVPRGGPDGGGGGRGGDVVLVADRGLSTLIDQKLRPLVRAQDGAHGGGNQRDGRAGADAELRLPVGTLVHDAGAAAGAAPLADLVEHGQRVVVARGGRGGRGNMSFATPTRQAPDRAEDGRPGEARRLRLALKLLADVGFVGLPNAGKSTLLRRLSAARPRVGAYPFTTLVPSLGVVEAGARRFVAADLPGLVEGASRGAGLGDRFLRHAERTRVLVHLVDAGTAALEGREPLAPLADWETIRAELGAYAAELAGRTEIVALNKLDLIPEDERAARLGPLEAALRARGRRVLCVSGATGEGLDALRFAMLRALDEADAASAAAAEAAR
- the rpmA gene encoding 50S ribosomal protein L27, with amino-acid sequence MAHKKGQGSSRNGRDSNGQRRGVKRYAGQQVNAGTILVRQVGTRIHPGRNVGMGRDYTLFALVDGVVHYGPSKGRVTARVEPAA
- the rplU gene encoding 50S ribosomal protein L21, which produces MYAVVRSGGKQIRVAPGEAVWVERLPGAVGEQVTLDEVLLLGGEGEPRVGAPHVAGARVVATIVGSGRGEKLTIFKYKRRKRYRRKQGHRQGYTQIRVERIEG